The sequence GGACTTTTAAGAAGCATCGCGTCAAGCTCCTTATCCATTTTCAAAACTTCAAAGACGGCAGACCTCCCGCGAGTTCCACTCGGACATTCCGGAGTCGGAGCAATGCCTAATATATGATCCGGAATCTTTATTTCTTTTCTAAACTTTTCGGGAAGGTCTTCGAATGTGGTCTCAACCATCGCTTTCAGGCTTCCTTCGATCGGAATTGGCTTTCCGGAACCAGGGCAGATCTTTACTACAAGCCTTTGCGCAGCAGCAAGAATGAGCGTTGGTGCGATAAGATATGGGTCAACTCCCATATCGATAAGTCGCGGAATCACTCCTGCGGCATTGTTGGTGTGAATGGTCGAAAGCACGAGGTGTCCGGTAAGCGCGGCTTGCACCGCAAGCTTGGCGGTTTCTTTATCTCGAATTTCACCGACCATAATGACGTCCGGGTCTTGTCGGAGCGTTGTGCGCAAACCGTTTGCAAAAGTGTACCCGATCTCTGGACGGACTTGCGACTGACTCATCCCCGGCACGTTATATTCGATCGGATCTTCGAGAGAAAGTACATTGTTCGACTCTCGATCAATTTCATTGAGCATAGAATAGAGTGTCGTGGTCTTTCCAGAACCAGTCGGACCGGAAATGAGAATGAGTCCATACGGACGAGTGATTGCATCTTTGAGGAGCGCAATGTTTCTTGGACTCAAACCCATCTCATCGAGCTTCTTGACTCCCTTTTCCTGGTCGAGAATTCGCATCACCACCTTCTCGCCGAAATAGGTCGGGAATGTTGAAACACGAAAGTCGATCTTCCTTCCATCGATCTTCGCGGAAAAACGTCCGTCTTGAGGCTTGCGTTTTTCATCAAGCTTCATATTTGAAAGCACCTTGATGCGGGCCGCAACGGATGATTCTATATTGATGGGGAGTATGAGACTGGTATTTAAAATTCCGTCCACGCGGAAACGAACTCGGACATTATCCCGCATTGGCTCGACGTGGACGTCCGAAGCGTTCCCTTCAATTGCGTAGCGAAGGATGGTGGCGACAATTTTCGTAACAGGAGCATCCTCGATAATCTTCGCGTCTTTCCCTTTCGAGATATCCTCTTCTCCGTCTTCATCATAGCGGGATATTTCGATGTTATCCCCCATATCCCCCGCAACGTCCGACTGGAGATCAGTCAAGGCTTTCGTTACCTCCCCCGAAAGGCCTTTGTAGGTATCGACAATCTTTTTGAAATCATCTTCCGAGATAGAAAAAATCTTAAAGGGCATCCCGATTTTCGAGGAGATGAAATTGAGCGCATCCCTTGCTTCCATATCCTCCGGATCAACAAGCCCAACCTCGAGAACGCCGTCAGTTACCCCGAGCGGAGCGAATTTATAATGGACCGCGGATTCCTCAGGAATATACTTGAGCGTATCGTATGGAATTCTGGTGCTTCCCAGATGTCTTTCCGGGATATCAACAGCTTCTCGTCCAGTTTTTATAAGTTCCGCCGGGCTAATTCCCCTTTTTTCCAAAACTTGCGCGAGTGATTGGCCAGTCGAAGACATCTCCGCTTCTATGCCGGGGATATCGCTTTCTGATATAAGATTTTTACGCGCGAGCGCTTCAAGAAGGGTCATAGTCTATAAAAAGAAGCTTCTTCAAGAACGATTATCTTCCGGTACTTCCGGGTATCGTTCCCAAAGAACTCACACTTCCATCTTCGTACCCGACAGGAGCGAAAGGATCAGGTCTGCCGATAGGCTCGGCCTGAATCTCGACGCCAAAATCTTGGAGACTTTGGAAAGCCGCTGTAGCAAAAATGCTGCGGTCAATATTTACTTTCTCAAGCTCCTGAAGAAGGGTGATGGTCTTTTGCCCAATTACAAGTCCTTGATCATCGACTCCGGACGAGGTTGTTTGAGTCAAAAGGGCGCTGTCCGGGTTTTTTACAGGACTTGCATAATACCAATATCCAAGAAACACGGCGCCGACGAGCACAAGAATGATAATAATAGTTTTCATAAAAAATATATTGTTTGAATCACTTCGCTTTTAACCAATACGTCTTCAGGTCTATAGAAAAATCGTAAACGCCTATCTTTTGAGGACGGATGGTAAGCCCCACAATATCAGTAATGCGCAAGCTATGCTCAAGGTCGTTCAGGAAGTTAAAAAATTCATTGTACGAAGAAGTGACAGTAAAGCCCAGACCGATGGAATCATATTTTCTCTCGTCAACAATAACAGAGTTGTTTTTATCAGCCGCTGATGGTCCCTGATTTATCTTGGTGTTGCGAATTTTCATCCCATGGAGATTAGCGATAGAATTGATATCGAGGATGAGACGGACGTTATCTACGGCATTTGGAAGCATTTTGCTTAACCGAACCCGATCCTCATCAGTGATGGATTTGTATTTTTCTGAAAGTTCAATTCTTCTGTTAGCAAGGTCTTTCGATTTCCCGAGCGCCTCATCATATTGAGCAAGCTTGACTCTTTTTGCCACAATGCCTTGGTACTGCGGATCGATAAATCCGAAAAAAAGCCCGATGGAAGCGACAAGAAGAATAATTGGTGTGAGTGTTTTAAACATATGCTTATTGTAAAGGAGTACTGCTTGCATCTCCCGTAACATCGGTCGTTGTTCCGTTTTGTGTTTGATCAAACGTGGTGTCTGGAAGCGGAGTGTTCAAATTCCTTTCATACAGAATGAGCGACGGATCAAGCGTGGATGTAAAACTGAAAGTAACATTTCCGCTCGGATCGAGATTCAAATCTGAAAAGATTGGATTTTTTATGAGACCTCCTTCATCCTTCGACAAAATGTCTGACTGAAAAGCGATCGAGCCGTAATTGAGTGTCTGGCCTTTCATCGCCAAAGTGATTTTATCTGGACCAGCAAAGGTAAGAGTTAGATCCGAGAATTGAATGGATTTCAAAACTGTTTTCTGGAGCGTATCAAAAATCGGTGTTACTGCAACGTGATTGTGAAGAATTTGTTTTGCGGCTTCAATTCTGGTATCAAGACGGATATATTGTTCAAGAGTTGGCAATTCAAGCGCGTCTTCATTCGCTTTTAAAGTCTTCGTTTCCTTGTCAATCTGTTTATCAAGAACTCCTGAATAGAAATAAACGCCTGCGGATGTCGCGAGAGTTATGATGAAAATAATTGCGACAATAAGAGAAACGAGATTTATTCCTCGAGACACGACAGCCCCGTCGTTCAGAGCTTTTTTAGGTATGAAAGATGTTTGGAGCTTCGGATCCATCTTCTCTATTATAGTATGCGCTCTCTCTTTTTACTACGGAAAAGAGGGGGTATCTGTGAATAACTCGCGAACAGCGGATAGCGTTTAGCGTATAGAAAGAAACTCTCCCTCGACGCTTACCGCTTTACGCTGCCCCTATGGCAACTCCTGAAGGCGTCTCAAGGCAACTCCGATAGCAACAGAGAACTCGGAACCAGTCATGCGAAGGGTGGGTTCTAGAAACGCGGGAAATTCTACCTTAGAAAACGGCTCTCCGAGCATCACTTCTACTTCAAAAGCATGCTTCGCCAACTCAAGAAGTCCTTTGTAACCCAAGCCCCCTCCAGCCAAAACAACTTTCGCAATATTCTTGTTGTATTTTTTCTGGTAATTTTGGAGAACTCGGTTTGATTCAGAAAAAATGAAATCTGTTGTAAGAGAAATGGTATCTGCAATTGCTTTTTCATCAGTCCTCTGAACAGCGCCGAAACTGCGTTTTATATTTTCCGCCTCGGGAATACTGACACCAAGTGAAGACGAGAGAGCGATCGTTATATCTTGAGAACCCCGGTTGATGGTATGGGAATTGCGGACAATGCCTCTATCCACGATATAAAGTTTTGTAGAACCTGCGCCAAGATCGATAATCATAATAGCCCCCGGACTCTTGTCGATGAGAGCTCGTATGGTGCTGAAGATTTCAATCTCGATGAAACTTGCCTCGATCCCGCTTTTCGCAATGATGTCTTGATAACGGCTGATGACTTCATTGTGAATTGCCACGATGAGCACCTGTACTTTTTCTACTTTTCCAAGAACCGGCGCCGATGGTTGCACAGCTTCGCTTTCTTCAGATGTTTCTGCTGGTTCTTCCGGAATAACCCACCAATCGAGAGACACTTCCGAGATTGGAACTGGAATATATTTTCGCGCCTCAAGCGGAATCATCTGCGCCAGTTCTTTTTCGGGAACTTTCGGAAGCTCGATCATCGTCACCATACTAGAACCAATGGGAATTGCCACTCCGCACTGCTTTGTGCTTGTTTTTGCTTCGCGCAAAAGATCCTTGAGCGCTTCACTAACTCTTTCAGTAGGCAAATTTGTCGCCCGTCCCATCTCAAGTCCGGAATAAGGACCGAGAGCAAGCTCTCCGTATGTTTCGAGCACTGCCTTCCCTCCTTTCTTTTTGAGTTGGACAACTTTTATCGAAGAAGAGCCGATGTCTATGCCGAGTACGCTCGGATTCGACGGTTTCAACATTCCCTGGAAGATTTTTTTGAAAGGATTCTCCATACGTTCTGTACTATCGAAAAAACATTTTTAGCAAAAAAGGTTACAATTAGTATACCCCGGCACTCATTTTTAACAAAGTAAGTGCCAGTGTATACCCCCAACTGAGAAGTTATTGCCTTGCATATCACCTCCATGAATACACTGTCTGCCTTTTTTAGAAAAATCTTTTTCGGGTGTATCGATCTCCTCCTTCCCCCTTCGGATATTGAGAGGATGAGGCCGGAAGAATTTGCGTCTCGAGTGAAAAGTGTTGCCCAAAGAGGAAATTTGCCTGCCGATATCGAAATCCTTTTCCCTTACAGGGACAGTTTAGTGCGCCGAGCGATTTGGGAGCTCAAATATCGCGGAAATAGAAAAATCGCTTCTCTGTTAAGCGCTCTTTTGTACGAAAGGATGCTTCGCGAAGCCCGCAAGAGAGAGTCATCGGAAGAAAGAACAAAAATCATTGTTATCCCGATTCCCTCTTCACAAGGACGGCTTCGGGAAAAAGGATTCAATCAGGTGCATCTTCTGGTAGAAATGATGCAGACACATGACACAGAAAAAATATTTTCATTCGATATCTCAACGCTTCAAAAGATACGAGAGACAAAAACTCAAGTGTCAGTAAAAAATAAAAATGACCGCTTACAAAACCTAAGAGGCGCTTTTGCGGTGGCTCGGAACAAAAATGTCACGGGAACAACAATCTTTCTCATCGACGACGTAGCAACAACGGGTGCCACACTTTGGGAAGCAAAACATATTCTCTCGAAAGCCGGAGCGAAAAAGGTGGTTTGCTTTGCAATAGCACATTGAAATGAGGTGGGGGGTTTGAAATCAACACAACTCTACGCTAGGATACCGATATGAAATATAAGTATTTTGTCGGAGTGGAACATCAAAAGATCCACTACAAATTCCTCCATGATCTTCTGGGCGGAGAATTCGTCACTTATCCCTGCACTATCTTTACGGAAACATTTTCTCCGGAGCTTTTGAAAGAAGATAGCGAAGACGTTATCTGGTTTTTCAGCGATATTTTCTATCATCTCCACCCGCTTCTGAAAGGCAAGCAAGTCCTCACCAAGCATGGAATGACATTCGGGCCATATCTTGACCCTGGAAAAGCTCATTGCATCAATACCTATTTCGACATGGTGTTCCAGCCGGGTCTAACGCAAGAAAACAAGCACCGGCAATTCAAAATCAATCCTGAAAAAATAAAGCCGGTGGGATTTACGTTTCTTTTTGAAGTCCCCGATTTGCTCGTAAAGAAAAATTCCATTCTCTTCGGTTCAACCTGCTTTCGCCACTGGAATCATTACGACAACTTTTTCAATATTCTCGCGCGCCTTGAACCGGAAGT comes from Candidatus Paceibacterota bacterium and encodes:
- a CDS encoding GspE/PulE family protein — protein: MTLLEALARKNLISESDIPGIEAEMSSTGQSLAQVLEKRGISPAELIKTGREAVDIPERHLGSTRIPYDTLKYIPEESAVHYKFAPLGVTDGVLEVGLVDPEDMEARDALNFISSKIGMPFKIFSISEDDFKKIVDTYKGLSGEVTKALTDLQSDVAGDMGDNIEISRYDEDGEEDISKGKDAKIIEDAPVTKIVATILRYAIEGNASDVHVEPMRDNVRVRFRVDGILNTSLILPINIESSVAARIKVLSNMKLDEKRKPQDGRFSAKIDGRKIDFRVSTFPTYFGEKVVMRILDQEKGVKKLDEMGLSPRNIALLKDAITRPYGLILISGPTGSGKTTTLYSMLNEIDRESNNVLSLEDPIEYNVPGMSQSQVRPEIGYTFANGLRTTLRQDPDVIMVGEIRDKETAKLAVQAALTGHLVLSTIHTNNAAGVIPRLIDMGVDPYLIAPTLILAAAQRLVVKICPGSGKPIPIEGSLKAMVETTFEDLPEKFRKEIKIPDHILGIAPTPECPSGTRGRSAVFEVLKMDKELDAMLLKSPTEAEIMKVARQQGMLTMKEDGLIKAFNGEIPFEEVNKL
- the pilO gene encoding type 4a pilus biogenesis protein PilO, with amino-acid sequence MFKTLTPIILLVASIGLFFGFIDPQYQGIVAKRVKLAQYDEALGKSKDLANRRIELSEKYKSITDEDRVRLSKMLPNAVDNVRLILDINSIANLHGMKIRNTKINQGPSAADKNNSVIVDERKYDSIGLGFTVTSSYNEFFNFLNDLEHSLRITDIVGLTIRPQKIGVYDFSIDLKTYWLKAK
- the pilM gene encoding type IV pilus assembly protein PilM, producing the protein MENPFKKIFQGMLKPSNPSVLGIDIGSSSIKVVQLKKKGGKAVLETYGELALGPYSGLEMGRATNLPTERVSEALKDLLREAKTSTKQCGVAIPIGSSMVTMIELPKVPEKELAQMIPLEARKYIPVPISEVSLDWWVIPEEPAETSEESEAVQPSAPVLGKVEKVQVLIVAIHNEVISRYQDIIAKSGIEASFIEIEIFSTIRALIDKSPGAIMIIDLGAGSTKLYIVDRGIVRNSHTINRGSQDITIALSSSLGVSIPEAENIKRSFGAVQRTDEKAIADTISLTTDFIFSESNRVLQNYQKKYNKNIAKVVLAGGGLGYKGLLELAKHAFEVEVMLGEPFSKVEFPAFLEPTLRMTGSEFSVAIGVALRRLQELP
- a CDS encoding phosphoribosyltransferase family protein, which produces MNTLSAFFRKIFFGCIDLLLPPSDIERMRPEEFASRVKSVAQRGNLPADIEILFPYRDSLVRRAIWELKYRGNRKIASLLSALLYERMLREARKRESSEERTKIIVIPIPSSQGRLREKGFNQVHLLVEMMQTHDTEKIFSFDISTLQKIRETKTQVSVKNKNDRLQNLRGAFAVARNKNVTGTTIFLIDDVATTGATLWEAKHILSKAGAKKVVCFAIAH